The Cydia pomonella isolate Wapato2018A chromosome 22, ilCydPomo1, whole genome shotgun sequence genomic interval TCATACAACTCGAGGGAAGGCACTTGCCTCTTGCCGGCCCGTACTGAAGGCAACTCGGGTGGACTCGCAACTGAATTTATTGAATGGAATCCAAAATAAGAAGGTTCATACCCTTCAATGTATGAGAATGAGCCTCAAACGCAAAgcaattaatacaatacaaaatcaATGCTCAAACGTCTCAGCCGAGCCTCAAACCTTACATTTTGATTATGACAATTTTGTTTTGACATCTTTATTAACAGATAATAAAAGATTGCCGCACACGCACAGGCAGGCCAACGCCACCTAGAAGAATTTTTTCTATGGAGTTTGAATGGCAAACTATTGCCAACCAAACAATATTGGGGTTGTGCAAATACATATTTCCATAGCATTAACTCACATAATTCTAGAAACAAATAAGCAATATGGTAAAACAGAGATTGTGACCATTTATACACGTATTCTACAGCGGTATTGATAAACGGGATAAAAACGGGACgcgatacttaaatacggtgacagtcccgtatataccTATGGAAACCCTCTATATAACCGTAATTAATCTACGAAGATTTTCACCACAGACAAGAAAATAATCTGCCATGTTCATTcatggataatattttatttttatttttttaatctagtaattattttagattttaaccTTAAATATAAGGAAATATATCCCGGTTCTACTAATAAACTGTTTTCAGGTGCGGGTAATGTGTGAAATTTGTGAGAAAAGAAGCTTTAATATACTTTCCAAggaaataattatatacatagaaatatgtatgtatagatgTCTTGTAAACAGaactttttaaaatcaaaataaatcggTTTTTAAATCCCTCAGTCACCCGTTGCGTTAATCATGAATGCTATACAGAGTTCAATTCAAACGTCCggatgtattttaaatgaaGTATACGAGATATAACTGGTTCACATACTTTTATTTCAACAGAAAAAGTTAACATTATAGTCCAACCAAGTATTAGTACATTTAAAGAAATTTTCACTATACATCATACTACTTAAATGTGGCTTCGATCCTAAcctaatttttattatgaaaattgttAACATGAgcctatatttcaaccctctccattttatcgatatcaatAAAAAACGGAAGCGTATAGCATCTACACTATTTTAGtctcttatgttggtactattgTTAATTGACAGTTCTTTGGCGTACATGTTGGTATTGATTTGCCATTCAAACTGATTCCATTCGACATTATgggagtcccgtctcttaaaacgtagtgattatttGTATTCTCTTTGGTATCGCCGTATCGATGGGATGGGATATAGCATATagctattattaatttattattatatgacaCAAAGATTGAATTGGAATTAAATTGAGGTTAGTTTGTTAAACAAAACACACGAAATAACGATTAATCTTATTTACTTATACCTACTATAGTTGTGGTGATTGGCATTTGCCATATTTACAAACAGTGTATAGTGGTTACCGTGCGTGATGGATTCTTGTCGCTGCTGCCTGCGGTGTCCTCCGGACAATGACCTGACGACGCCGTACACACATAACGGCAAAACAGAGACATTTTATGATATGTTCAAAGAATGCTTCAATATacatgtaagtacttactaacaAATGAAAGGTTAAAAAGATTATCAGTGACTACTATGGGTAGTTTTCACAACATTTTTCTATATTAGTGACATGACTATTAACTAATTGACATGCAGCTGGTACTGGGCGGCTCGGGCTCGTGCGGCATCTGCTCGGCGTGCGTGGGCCGCCTGCGAGACGCGAGCGACTTCAAGCTGCAAGTGCAGCGCAGCCAGGCGGAGTTGCAGGCACTGCTTGTTAAAGGTCGgcttaaataagtaattttaaaatctctACTTCATGTGTATTTGGtgtgtcaaagaaaataattgtCTGAATTAAAATATGGATATCACTAAGCAAGAccaaatatcatcatcatcatgaactGAATGAGTTATTCTCTTGTCGGTAGAGTATCTAATCcaaattgtttatttgacaaatataagtttaaacagagttacatgttatactgacctccacactaggcatagcctgtctcGTAGAGGAAATAATAAGATAAACATATTGTAAGCTTTAGTGGCTAGTAGCaacagtaagtacttattctaAAGGTAATACATATCTTCCAGCTTTTCCTATCTTGCGCTAACTCTGACTTTTTGATACGACACAACCCCTACTTTTTTTTGAGGAACTGTTATAGGGCTCATTATTTGGCAAGTGAAGTTTACTTAGttacattttgattttttttttattaaataagattGCTTGTGTTGTTCAGTGGAGTCTGCGGTCAAACCTGAGCAGGATGATCACTCGGTGATTGATGTGTTCTGTAAGTAATTTTCTATTGACATATTTTTAGTATTGAACCATAATTCAATACTTTTTTCTTTGTAACTGCAATGCCCTCGTAGTAATAACAcattttcataatttcatagaagtttgacatttaaaataaccggaattaaaattaaaattacatttaaatggAGCTCCGCAGTGCTGCTTACTTCATAAAGTGATGTTTGTTTTGGTCTGCGGTTTATTACTATTTAACTTGACATGCtgatatgtaattttttttcaaatcttaCAAACTATTTTTCAACCACTTCCTGATATGCAATTGAGCTGAAAatgtgcatacatatgtaagacgggtgacaatgcaatattatggtaccattgagctggtctgatgatggagacaggaggtggccataggaactctgtgatgaaacaatgcaacctaattgtgtttagggttagagtagtctcgatgagtattagttgcccgtggtaagaaaagtacagtcagcaacaaaagcttgtaccaaaaatttaattttggcaaaagttattatataattattttctgctTCAGATGAAGTGCCCATACTAGAAGAGCATTCAGAGGTTGGTGACGAGAAGACCAAGGAAGATGTTACAGGTAACCTATTTCCTAAATATGTAGCAAGTATTTACTATGcgtattttaatacattttatagatATCGTTAgtgaaaaaatttaaattattgctGCTATATTTTTTCCTTACACATTATTTATTGCGTTAAATCagtatatatcgtgtcattcacgacgacgcgaaccttaactcgtattgtgatgttattaaaggttagatttgagaaatctgcgcgtcatcgtggatgacacgaactatatt includes:
- the LOC133530188 gene encoding uncharacterized protein LOC133530188 isoform X2, yielding MDSCRCCLRCPPDNDLTTPYTHNGKTETFYDMFKECFNIHLVLGGSGSCGICSACVGRLRDASDFKLQVQRSQAELQALLVKVESAVKPEQDDHSVIDVFYEVPILEEHSEVGDEKTKEDVTDEDPLAKSETDDVMSDGDSSAAD